A genomic window from Flavobacterium sp. I3-2 includes:
- a CDS encoding M28 family metallopeptidase, translated as MRKYVISLCLTAFLTFTINAQSNKETEQLEFYLNSVSKQNLINNLGVLAADEMEGRKTGEFGQKMAANFIRDYYKDLKIAAAPGTEDYFQMVPSKNMRRMFSPKLNDSENVVAYIEGSEFPDEYIVISAHYDHVGMANGEIFNGADDDASGTSAVMEIARLFQKAKLAGNGPKRSIVFLHCTGEEYGLFGSNYYVNNPLFPLKNTVCNLNIDMIGRTDQKHAKSKDYLYLIGSDKLSQELHDLSESTNKKYTKLILDYEFNEVNHPEQMYFRSDHYNFAKRNIPVIFYYSGTHVDYHQPTDTFDKIEFDKMHQRIKLIFATAWEVANQPNRIKLNQ; from the coding sequence ATGAGAAAATATGTTATTTCACTTTGTTTAACAGCTTTTTTAACTTTTACAATAAATGCACAGTCTAACAAGGAAACTGAGCAACTTGAATTTTATCTCAATTCTGTTTCGAAACAAAATCTAATCAATAATTTAGGTGTACTTGCAGCAGATGAAATGGAAGGAAGAAAAACCGGTGAGTTTGGTCAAAAAATGGCTGCAAATTTTATTAGAGATTATTATAAAGATTTAAAAATTGCAGCAGCACCCGGAACCGAAGATTATTTTCAAATGGTTCCTTCAAAAAATATGCGTCGCATGTTTAGTCCAAAATTAAACGATAGCGAAAATGTTGTAGCTTATATTGAAGGAAGCGAATTTCCGGATGAATACATAGTCATTTCGGCGCATTATGATCATGTTGGTATGGCAAATGGTGAGATTTTTAACGGTGCCGATGATGATGCTTCTGGAACATCTGCAGTTATGGAAATTGCACGATTATTTCAAAAAGCTAAACTAGCAGGAAATGGCCCAAAAAGAAGCATCGTATTTTTACATTGCACAGGTGAAGAATATGGTTTATTTGGTTCAAATTATTATGTAAACAATCCGCTTTTTCCTTTAAAAAATACCGTTTGTAATCTAAATATTGATATGATTGGTCGAACTGATCAAAAACATGCTAAATCCAAAGATTATTTGTATCTGATTGGTTCAGATAAATTAAGTCAAGAATTACATGATCTATCTGAATCAACCAACAAAAAATACACAAAATTGATTCTAGATTATGAATTTAACGAAGTCAATCATCCAGAACAAATGTACTTTCGTTCTGATCACTACAATTTTGCAAAAAGAAATATTCCTGTAATTTTTTATTACAGCGGCACACATGTTGATTATCATCAACCGACTGACACCTTCGATAAAATAGAATTTGACAAGATGCATCAACGAATAAAGCTTATATTTGCTACAGCTTGGGAAGTAGCTAATCAACCTAATCGCATAAAATTAAACCAATGA